A window of the Deinococcus gobiensis I-0 genome harbors these coding sequences:
- a CDS encoding arginine--tRNA ligase: protein MDLKAQLKTAVEAAAQDLGMPVDAAIQETPASKPGDYGTPAAFQMAKSAGGNPAQIAAQLAAAVALPQGIRKVEAAGPFLNFFLDSGAFVRGVVETPFAAPTGGSAAEHGKVVIEHTSVNPNKELHVGHVRNVVLGDSMARIFRAAGHTVEVQNYIDDTGRQAAESLFAVSHYGRVWDGTQKYDHWMGEGYVRLNADPAKADLEPGISAVMHRLEEGELRAEVEKIVHAHLDTCFRLGARYDLLNWESDVVGSGFLSQAMNILEGSRYTSHPTEGKYAGAFVMDVSEFMPGLEEPNVVLIRSGGTAMYAAKDIGYQFWKFGLFEGMKFKPFATDPGGHTVWTSAPDGQPDLERRFGHADEVINVIDSRQDHPQTVVRSALGVAGETEKEARSIHLSYAFVTLEGQTISGRKGIAVSADAAMDEAQKRALAELAKLNPDLAGRSDADEIARRIGIGAIRFAMLKAEPTRKIDFRWEQALALNGDTAPYIQYAAVRAANILRRAEEAGYAIDGTGADWDAMPDIDLTLAKQVARLPEVVAQSVRVHSPHVVAQYALDLATSFNAWYNAKTKQGKPATNVLQSEEGLREARLALVARLRRAFEETLDLIGIEVPAAM, encoded by the coding sequence ATGGATTTGAAGGCCCAACTCAAGACCGCCGTCGAGGCCGCCGCGCAAGACTTGGGGATGCCGGTGGACGCCGCGATTCAGGAAACCCCCGCCAGCAAGCCCGGCGACTACGGCACGCCCGCCGCCTTCCAGATGGCCAAGAGCGCCGGGGGCAACCCCGCCCAGATCGCCGCTCAGCTCGCCGCGGCGGTCGCGCTGCCCCAGGGCATCCGCAAGGTCGAGGCCGCCGGGCCGTTCCTGAACTTCTTTCTCGACTCGGGCGCTTTCGTGCGCGGCGTGGTCGAGACGCCCTTCGCGGCCCCCACGGGCGGCAGCGCGGCCGAGCACGGCAAGGTGGTCATCGAGCACACGTCGGTGAATCCCAACAAGGAACTGCACGTCGGGCACGTACGCAACGTGGTGCTGGGCGACAGCATGGCGCGCATCTTCCGCGCGGCGGGCCACACGGTCGAGGTCCAGAACTATATCGACGACACCGGGCGCCAGGCGGCCGAGTCGCTGTTCGCCGTGTCGCACTACGGCCGCGTGTGGGACGGCACCCAGAAATACGACCACTGGATGGGCGAGGGCTACGTGCGTCTGAACGCCGACCCCGCCAAGGCCGACCTCGAACCCGGCATCAGCGCCGTGATGCACCGCCTGGAAGAGGGCGAACTGCGCGCCGAGGTCGAGAAGATCGTGCACGCGCACCTGGACACCTGTTTCCGGCTGGGCGCGCGCTACGACCTGCTGAACTGGGAATCCGACGTGGTCGGCAGCGGCTTCCTGAGTCAGGCCATGAACATCCTGGAGGGCAGCCGCTACACCTCGCACCCGACCGAGGGCAAATACGCCGGGGCCTTCGTCATGGACGTGTCCGAATTCATGCCGGGCCTCGAAGAACCCAACGTGGTGCTGATCCGTTCCGGCGGCACGGCCATGTACGCCGCCAAGGACATCGGCTACCAGTTCTGGAAGTTCGGGCTGTTCGAGGGCATGAAGTTCAAGCCCTTCGCCACCGATCCCGGCGGCCACACCGTCTGGACGAGCGCGCCCGACGGCCAGCCCGACCTGGAGCGGCGCTTCGGGCACGCCGACGAGGTCATCAACGTGATCGACTCGCGCCAGGACCACCCGCAGACCGTGGTGCGCTCGGCGCTCGGCGTGGCCGGCGAGACCGAGAAGGAGGCGCGCAGCATCCACCTCTCGTACGCCTTCGTGACGCTCGAAGGCCAGACCATCAGCGGGCGCAAGGGCATCGCCGTGAGCGCCGACGCCGCGATGGACGAGGCCCAGAAGCGCGCCCTGGCCGAGCTCGCCAAGCTCAACCCCGACCTGGCGGGGCGCAGCGACGCCGACGAGATCGCCCGGCGCATCGGCATCGGGGCCATCCGCTTCGCGATGCTCAAGGCCGAGCCGACCCGCAAGATCGACTTCCGCTGGGAGCAGGCGCTGGCCCTGAACGGCGACACCGCGCCGTACATCCAGTACGCGGCGGTGCGCGCGGCCAACATCCTGCGCCGCGCCGAGGAGGCCGGGTACGCCATAGACGGCACCGGAGCCGACTGGGACGCCATGCCCGACATCGACCTGACCCTCGCCAAGCAGGTCGCCCGCCTGCCCGAGGTCGTGGCCCAGAGCGTGCGCGTGCACTCGCCGCACGTGGTCGCTCAGTACGCCCTGGACCTCGCCACGAGCTTCAACGCCTGGTACAACGCAAAGACCAAACAGGGCAAGCCCGCCACCAACGTCCTGCAATCCGAAGAAGGGCTGCGCGAGGCCCGGCTGGCCCTGGTCGCCCGCCTGCGCCGCGCCTTCGAGGAGACGCTGGACCTCATCGGGATCGAGGTGCCGGCGGCGATGTGA
- a CDS encoding c-type cytochrome, producing MGQARRFGWLAIPLLMCIPVLWAGAQGTPPGGAAPAGQGAPAGGPPPGLVLKFAAPDAARGQTLSRSCAGCHGPGGVSAQASVPGLAGQVPSYTRFQLSVFRAKLRPSAVMQGVASRLSDQDIADLAAYFAAGEPGPAWAADPALRARGAALFQGGDNDRNVIACAVCHGEDGRGADRQGIASVTNLAPEYGLEILHEFRDTPRFGVPHPDAMRIALKPLTDDDLKALAAYISSMK from the coding sequence ATGGGACAGGCTCGTCGTTTCGGATGGCTGGCAATTCCGCTCCTCATGTGCATTCCCGTGTTGTGGGCCGGGGCCCAGGGCACGCCGCCGGGCGGCGCGGCTCCAGCCGGTCAGGGCGCACCCGCCGGGGGACCGCCGCCCGGCCTGGTGCTGAAATTCGCCGCGCCCGACGCGGCGCGTGGCCAGACCCTGAGCCGCAGTTGCGCGGGCTGCCACGGCCCCGGCGGCGTGAGTGCCCAGGCCAGCGTTCCCGGCCTCGCCGGACAGGTACCGAGCTATACCCGGTTCCAGCTCTCGGTGTTCCGGGCCAAGCTGCGGCCCAGCGCCGTCATGCAGGGGGTGGCGTCGCGGCTCTCGGACCAGGACATCGCGGACCTCGCGGCCTACTTCGCGGCCGGGGAGCCGGGACCAGCCTGGGCGGCCGACCCGGCGCTGCGGGCGCGCGGCGCGGCGCTGTTCCAGGGGGGCGACAACGACCGCAACGTGATCGCCTGCGCGGTATGCCACGGCGAGGACGGGCGCGGCGCCGACCGCCAGGGCATCGCCAGCGTGACCAACCTCGCGCCCGAATACGGCCTGGAGATCCTGCACGAATTCCGCGACACCCCACGCTTCGGCGTGCCGCACCCCGACGCCATGCGCATCGCCCTGAAGCCCCTGACCGACGACGACCTGAAGGCCCTGGCCGCCTATATCAGCAGCATGAAGTGA
- a CDS encoding rhodanese-related sulfurtransferase translates to MPVPPLPSPSVPALSAAPWVVAALYEFRAPEDPAALRGDLAALGARLGLCGTLIVAPEGINGTVAGSRAAIDELRAALRAAGFARLEYKESEAAERPFKRFKVRLKAEIVTLGVPVTPRERVGTYVEAEDWNALLADPDVVVVDTRNRYEVKAGTFQGALDPELDSFREFPAWLDAHAGELAGKRVAMFCTGGIRCEKSTSLLLERGFTDVLHLRGGILKYLEQVPEEHSRWEGECFVFDGRVAVGHGLREGEAIMCHSCGWPLTPQEQAHPEYEEGVSCEHCAGRTTAAQKAAFRERQRQVYGG, encoded by the coding sequence ATGCCGGTGCCGCCCCTCCCCTCCCCGTCCGTCCCTGCCCTGTCCGCCGCGCCCTGGGTGGTCGCGGCCCTGTACGAATTCCGCGCGCCGGAAGACCCGGCGGCGCTGCGCGGCGATCTGGCGGCCCTGGGCGCGCGCCTGGGCCTGTGCGGCACCCTGATCGTCGCCCCCGAGGGCATCAACGGCACGGTGGCCGGGTCGCGGGCGGCCATCGACGAGTTGCGCGCCGCGCTGCGGGCCGCCGGATTCGCGCGGCTGGAATACAAGGAGTCGGAGGCGGCCGAGCGGCCCTTCAAACGCTTCAAGGTGCGCCTCAAGGCCGAGATCGTGACACTGGGCGTGCCGGTCACGCCGCGCGAGCGGGTCGGCACCTATGTCGAGGCCGAGGACTGGAACGCCCTGCTGGCCGACCCGGACGTGGTGGTCGTGGACACGCGCAACCGCTACGAGGTCAAGGCGGGCACCTTCCAGGGCGCGCTCGATCCGGAGCTGGACAGTTTCCGTGAGTTTCCGGCATGGCTCGACGCGCACGCGGGCGAGCTGGCGGGCAAACGGGTCGCCATGTTCTGCACCGGAGGCATCCGCTGCGAGAAGAGCACCAGCCTGCTGCTGGAACGCGGTTTTACCGACGTGCTGCACCTGCGCGGCGGCATCCTGAAATATCTGGAACAGGTGCCCGAGGAGCATAGTCGCTGGGAGGGCGAGTGCTTCGTCTTCGACGGGCGGGTGGCGGTGGGCCACGGCCTGCGCGAGGGCGAGGCCATCATGTGCCATTCGTGCGGCTGGCCGCTGACCCCGCAGGAGCAGGCGCACCCCGAGTACGAGGAAGGCGTGAGCTGCGAGCACTGCGCCGGACGGACCACTGCCGCACAGAAGGCCGCCTTCCGCGAGCGCCAACGGCAGGTCTACGGGGGCTGA
- a CDS encoding helix-turn-helix transcriptional regulator, which yields MVAKRPPEGKLYNRLAALRAERGMSRAELAAAIGIHPQSVGFIERGDYGPSLELALKAAQVFGLPVEAIFSLSPLPSLSAQVYAPKE from the coding sequence ATGGTTGCCAAACGCCCCCCCGAGGGCAAACTCTACAACCGTCTGGCGGCCCTGCGCGCCGAGCGGGGGATGAGCCGGGCGGAACTGGCCGCCGCCATCGGCATCCATCCGCAGTCGGTCGGGTTCATCGAGCGCGGCGACTATGGCCCCAGCCTGGAACTGGCCCTGAAGGCGGCGCAGGTGTTCGGCCTGCCGGTCGAGGCCATCTTCTCGCTCTCGCCCCTGCCGTCCCTGAGCGCGCAGGTGTATGCCCCCAAGGAGTAA
- a CDS encoding histidine phosphatase family protein, with protein MTLPDPSPTARIILVRHGQTAHNRERRIQGHIDIPLDETGRGQAAQLARHLGAQGVRATRIHSSDLSRAYATAEALRAEIGGVHESFPALREILLGSWEGQPIDDVSLNEAALSARFWDGDPECCAPGGETPAAVGARMLAHVHAHWPGEGETLVVVSHGIAIWSLLSRLLELDYQTHWRGGTYNHRNTGYSVLEVGADRQIHGSRLAQADHLAPL; from the coding sequence ATGACCCTGCCCGACCCCTCCCCCACCGCCCGCATCATCCTGGTACGCCACGGCCAGACGGCGCACAACCGCGAGCGCCGTATCCAGGGCCACATCGACATTCCGCTCGACGAGACCGGGCGGGGCCAGGCCGCGCAACTCGCCCGGCACCTGGGGGCGCAGGGCGTCCGGGCCACCCGCATCCACAGCAGCGACCTGAGCCGGGCCTACGCCACCGCCGAGGCGCTGCGCGCGGAGATCGGCGGCGTCCACGAGAGCTTTCCGGCGCTGCGCGAGATCCTGCTGGGCAGCTGGGAGGGCCAGCCCATCGACGACGTGTCGCTGAACGAGGCGGCCCTGAGCGCACGCTTCTGGGACGGCGATCCCGAGTGCTGCGCGCCCGGCGGCGAGACCCCGGCGGCCGTCGGCGCACGGATGCTCGCACATGTCCACGCCCACTGGCCCGGCGAGGGCGAGACGCTGGTGGTCGTCTCGCACGGCATCGCCATCTGGTCGCTGCTCTCGCGCCTGCTGGAACTCGACTACCAGACCCACTGGCGCGGCGGCACCTACAACCACCGCAACACCGGCTACTCGGTGCTGGAGGTCGGCGCGGACCGGCAGATTCATGGGTCGCGGCTGGCACAGGCCGACCACCTGGCCCCGCTGTAA
- a CDS encoding Hsp20/alpha crystallin family protein has protein sequence MMRFDPFREIEELTQRMDRAFGGPAAHAARLAPPVDVHESAGGLELTLDLPGVKPEDIQIEAENQTLSVQAERKYAREEGRTAHRVERAYGTLSRTFSVPAKYDLTKVEADFDHGTLTLRVPRSEAAQKRSVSVRSGGQLTAGKTVEAGAAPEQTDGHAPAQQA, from the coding sequence ATGATGCGATTTGATCCTTTCCGTGAAATCGAAGAATTGACCCAGCGCATGGACCGCGCCTTCGGCGGCCCCGCCGCCCACGCCGCCCGCCTCGCGCCCCCGGTGGACGTGCATGAGAGCGCCGGCGGCCTGGAACTGACCCTGGACCTGCCGGGCGTGAAGCCGGAAGACATCCAGATCGAGGCCGAGAATCAGACCCTGAGCGTGCAGGCCGAGCGCAAGTACGCCCGCGAGGAGGGCCGGACCGCCCACCGCGTCGAGCGTGCCTACGGCACCCTGAGCCGCACCTTCAGCGTGCCCGCCAAGTACGACCTGACGAAGGTGGAGGCCGACTTCGACCACGGGACCCTCACCCTGCGCGTGCCCCGCAGCGAGGCGGCCCAGAAGCGCAGTGTCAGCGTGCGCAGCGGCGGGCAGCTCACCGCCGGCAAGACGGTCGAGGCGGGCGCCGCGCCCGAGCAGACCGATGGGCACGCCCCCGCCCAGCAGGCCTGA
- the pyrR gene encoding bifunctional pyr operon transcriptional regulator/uracil phosphoribosyltransferase PyrR, with amino-acid sequence MTPKATILSGDEVRRALTRIAHEIVERNRGAEQLALIGIHTRGIPLAARLAAKLSELEGVEVPTGRLDITLYRDDLTEIAQQPIIRDTQVPFDLRNRRVVLVDDVLYTGRTVRAALDALIDLGRPESIQLAVLVDRGHRELPIRADYVGKNLPTARSEQVKVKLRESDGEDVVELWDREEEA; translated from the coding sequence ATGACCCCCAAGGCCACCATCCTCAGCGGCGACGAGGTCCGCCGGGCGCTGACCCGCATCGCGCACGAGATCGTCGAGCGCAACCGGGGTGCCGAGCAGCTCGCCCTCATCGGCATCCACACGCGCGGCATTCCGCTCGCGGCGCGCCTGGCCGCCAAGCTCAGCGAACTCGAAGGCGTCGAGGTGCCTACTGGCCGCCTCGACATCACGCTCTACCGCGACGACCTGACCGAGATCGCGCAGCAGCCGATCATCCGCGACACCCAGGTGCCCTTTGACCTGCGTAACCGCCGCGTGGTGCTGGTGGACGACGTGCTGTACACCGGCCGCACGGTGCGCGCCGCGCTCGACGCCCTGATCGACCTCGGCCGGCCCGAGAGCATCCAGCTCGCCGTGCTGGTGGACCGGGGCCACCGCGAACTGCCCATCCGCGCCGACTACGTGGGCAAGAACCTCCCGACCGCCCGCAGCGAGCAGGTCAAGGTGAAGCTGCGTGAGAGTGACGGCGAAGACGTCGTCGAGCTGTGGGACCGCGAGGAAGAAGCGTGA
- a CDS encoding aspartate carbamoyltransferase catalytic subunit, with the protein MSAAAPRLPAGPSSSGRPRHLLDFQDWTPERLESVLNNADTMLQVLDRPVKKVPALQGLTVCNAFFENSTRTRTSFELAARRMSADVLTFAAGSSSVSKGESLRDTVEVLTAYKVDAYVVRHHAAGAAHLVARYSGKPVINAGDGRRAHPTQALLDAYTVRQEYGSLEGKKIAIIGDVRHSRVARSNAELLPKLGAEVVLCGPATLLPEGLAGMPGVRLTTDAKDAVRGAHAVMALRLQQERMSGGYLASLQEYADHYQVNERLMQEAESGAIVLHPGPMNRDLEISSEAADGPRSRILKQVENGQAVRMSVLYHLLVGRD; encoded by the coding sequence GTGAGCGCCGCTGCCCCCCGTCTCCCTGCCGGCCCCTCGTCCTCCGGCCGGCCCCGGCACCTGCTGGATTTCCAGGACTGGACACCCGAGCGCCTGGAGAGCGTGCTGAACAACGCCGATACCATGCTTCAGGTGCTCGACCGGCCCGTCAAGAAGGTGCCGGCGCTGCAGGGCCTGACGGTCTGCAACGCCTTTTTCGAGAACAGCACCCGCACCCGCACGAGCTTCGAGCTGGCCGCCCGGCGCATGAGCGCCGACGTGCTGACCTTCGCGGCGGGCAGCAGCAGCGTGAGCAAGGGCGAGTCGCTGCGCGACACCGTGGAGGTCCTGACCGCCTACAAGGTGGACGCCTACGTCGTGCGCCACCACGCCGCCGGGGCCGCGCATCTGGTCGCGCGCTACAGCGGCAAGCCGGTCATCAACGCGGGCGACGGCCGCCGCGCCCACCCCACCCAGGCGCTGCTTGACGCCTACACGGTGCGCCAGGAATACGGCTCGCTGGAGGGCAAGAAAATTGCCATCATCGGGGACGTGCGGCATTCGCGGGTCGCGCGCAGCAACGCCGAACTGCTGCCCAAGCTGGGCGCCGAGGTCGTGCTGTGCGGCCCCGCCACGCTGCTGCCGGAAGGCCTGGCGGGCATGCCGGGCGTGCGCCTCACCACCGACGCGAAAGACGCCGTGCGCGGCGCCCACGCGGTCATGGCGCTGCGGCTCCAGCAGGAGCGCATGTCGGGCGGCTACCTCGCGAGCCTCCAGGAGTACGCCGACCACTACCAAGTCAACGAGCGCCTGATGCAGGAGGCCGAGAGCGGGGCCATCGTGCTGCACCCCGGCCCCATGAACCGCGACCTGGAAATCAGCAGCGAGGCGGCCGACGGCCCGCGCAGCCGCATCCTCAAGCAGGTCGAGAACGGGCAGGCCGTCCGCATGAGCGTGCTGTACCACCTGCTGGTGGGGCGCGACTGA
- a CDS encoding dihydroorotase, translated as MTLTITNIKRPGSGQTESVTVEHGRIKGWNLPPEGRVLDGQGGTVAPALIELHAHLREPGQTEKEDLHSGLAAAAAGGYGTVVSMPNTSPVVDEPATVRALTEKALTLGTARLRPAAALTRGQRGEALAELAALKGAGAAMFTDDGRTNEDARVLRLGLEYAGSLGMVVSVHAEDASLRADGVMNEGPVSEALGLPGNPAAAEAARVARDLEILAGLHAQGRPARLHIQHLSTARALDLVRAAKARGLSVTCEVCPHHLTLTDEALRSFDAIYKVAPPLRTQADADHLLAGLLDGSVDCLATDHAPHTRAEKERDLLDAPSGIAYIELAFPLMWTRFGETLGLDRLLHLMTAAPARVMGWPEPSLDVGAPADLVVLDLETARTVNPAEFRSKAKFTPWAGETLRGWPLLTVVDGQVAYQRE; from the coding sequence ATGACCCTGACCATCACCAACATCAAGCGCCCCGGCAGCGGGCAGACCGAAAGCGTGACGGTCGAACACGGCCGCATCAAGGGCTGGAACCTGCCCCCCGAAGGCCGCGTCCTCGACGGCCAGGGCGGTACGGTCGCCCCCGCCCTGATCGAACTGCACGCCCACCTGCGCGAACCCGGCCAGACCGAGAAGGAAGACCTCCACTCGGGGCTCGCGGCGGCGGCGGCGGGCGGCTACGGCACCGTCGTCTCGATGCCCAACACCTCGCCGGTCGTGGACGAACCGGCCACCGTGCGCGCCCTGACCGAGAAAGCCCTGACGCTGGGCACGGCGCGCCTGCGTCCGGCCGCCGCCCTCACGCGCGGGCAGCGCGGGGAAGCGCTGGCCGAACTGGCCGCCCTGAAAGGCGCGGGCGCCGCCATGTTCACCGACGACGGGCGCACCAATGAGGACGCCCGCGTGCTGCGGCTGGGCCTGGAGTACGCAGGCAGCCTGGGCATGGTCGTCAGCGTGCATGCCGAGGACGCCTCTTTGCGCGCCGACGGCGTGATGAACGAGGGACCGGTGTCCGAGGCGCTGGGCCTGCCCGGCAATCCGGCGGCGGCCGAGGCGGCGCGCGTGGCCCGCGACCTCGAAATTCTGGCCGGCCTGCACGCCCAGGGGCGACCGGCGCGGCTGCATATCCAGCATCTCAGCACGGCGCGTGCCCTCGACCTCGTGCGCGCGGCCAAGGCGCGCGGCCTGAGCGTGACCTGCGAGGTCTGCCCCCACCACCTCACCCTCACCGACGAGGCGCTGCGGTCCTTCGACGCCATCTACAAGGTCGCGCCGCCGCTGCGCACCCAGGCCGACGCCGACCACCTGCTCGCAGGGCTGCTCGACGGCAGCGTGGACTGCCTCGCCACCGACCACGCCCCGCACACCCGCGCCGAGAAGGAACGCGACCTGCTCGACGCGCCCAGCGGCATCGCCTACATCGAACTGGCCTTTCCGCTCATGTGGACCCGCTTCGGCGAGACGCTGGGGCTCGACCGTCTGCTTCACCTCATGACGGCCGCCCCGGCGCGCGTCATGGGCTGGCCCGAGCCCTCGCTGGACGTGGGCGCCCCCGCCGACCTCGTGGTGCTGGACCTGGAGACCGCGCGCACCGTGAATCCGGCCGAATTCCGCAGCAAGGCCAAGTTCACCCCCTGGGCCGGCGAGACCCTGCGCGGCTGGCCCCTGCTGACCGTGGTGGACGGCCAGGTCGCCTACCAGCGCGAGTAG
- a CDS encoding glutaredoxin domain-containing protein: MIKMYTTSWCPDCHATKRALSSKGLAYEEINIEQDEQAAEYVMSVNGGRRSVPTLVSGDVAHSLSGFRPQKLDAFLAEAGL; the protein is encoded by the coding sequence ATGATCAAGATGTATACGACGAGCTGGTGCCCCGACTGCCACGCCACGAAGCGTGCCCTGAGCAGCAAGGGCCTGGCCTACGAGGAGATCAACATCGAGCAGGACGAGCAGGCGGCCGAGTACGTGATGAGCGTCAACGGGGGCCGCCGCAGCGTGCCCACGCTGGTGAGCGGCGACGTGGCCCACAGCCTCAGCGGATTCCGTCCCCAGAAGCTCGACGCGTTCCTGGCCGAAGCCGGGCTGTGA
- the infC gene encoding translation initiation factor IF-3, with translation MMNIAKEHKVNEQIRVRQIRLIGAEGEQIGIIDTRDAMNMAREKALDLVMVSPQAVPPVCRLLDYGRFRYEQQQNEKENRKRARSQEVKAIKFRVKIDDHDFNTKTGHVRRFLEEGHKVKVTIMFRGRERTHPELGERILVRVADTLSDIGAPEGTPSMMGMDMNMIMTPKAAPAPKKERADQPADAAPAAEPSAAASA, from the coding sequence GTGATGAACATAGCGAAAGAACACAAGGTCAACGAGCAGATTCGTGTCCGGCAGATTCGTCTGATCGGGGCGGAAGGCGAGCAGATCGGTATCATCGACACCCGTGACGCCATGAACATGGCGCGCGAGAAGGCCCTGGACCTCGTGATGGTCAGTCCACAGGCCGTTCCGCCGGTCTGCCGCCTGCTCGACTATGGCCGGTTCCGCTACGAACAGCAGCAGAACGAAAAGGAAAACCGCAAGCGTGCCCGCTCGCAGGAAGTCAAGGCGATCAAGTTCCGCGTCAAGATCGACGACCACGACTTCAACACCAAGACGGGCCACGTGCGGCGTTTCCTCGAGGAAGGCCACAAGGTCAAGGTCACCATCATGTTCCGCGGCCGTGAGCGCACGCACCCTGAACTGGGTGAGCGCATTCTGGTGCGCGTCGCCGACACCCTGTCGGACATCGGTGCGCCCGAAGGCACGCCCAGCATGATGGGCATGGACATGAACATGATCATGACCCCCAAGGCGGCCCCCGCGCCCAAGAAGGAGCGCGCCGACCAGCCCGCCGACGCGGCCCCGGCGGCCGAACCGAGCGCGGCCGCGAGCGCCTGA
- a CDS encoding NUDIX hydrolase: MNRAAPSLPAQATQVGLAVDVVAFAMHGGELQVLLVERGELPHARDWALPGGFVQPGEELHEAALRELRTETSVDLEPRHLEQFYTFGALGRDPRGRVVSVAHLAVLPHGTVQVTAGGHTVGAAWQRAHHPPRLAFDHRAILDRALGRLQLRLEYANLALDFLPDTFTLPELQTVHEAILNRKLDKRNFRKRLLAQGSLVPSGERRSGVGRPAQLYRRAKNVRSAAL, from the coding sequence ATGAACCGCGCCGCACCCTCGCTGCCGGCCCAGGCCACCCAGGTCGGCCTGGCGGTGGACGTGGTGGCCTTCGCCATGCACGGCGGCGAGTTGCAGGTGCTGCTCGTCGAGCGCGGCGAGCTGCCGCACGCCCGCGACTGGGCGTTGCCCGGCGGCTTCGTGCAGCCCGGCGAGGAACTGCACGAGGCCGCCCTGCGCGAACTGCGCACCGAAACCTCGGTGGACCTCGAACCCCGGCACCTGGAGCAGTTCTACACCTTCGGGGCCCTGGGGCGCGACCCACGCGGGCGGGTGGTCAGCGTGGCCCATCTCGCGGTGCTCCCGCATGGCACGGTGCAGGTCACCGCCGGGGGACATACGGTAGGCGCGGCGTGGCAGCGGGCCCACCACCCGCCCCGGCTGGCCTTCGACCACCGCGCGATCCTCGACCGGGCGCTGGGGCGGCTGCAACTGCGGCTGGAATACGCCAACCTGGCGCTGGACTTTTTGCCCGACACCTTCACGCTTCCCGAACTCCAGACGGTGCACGAGGCGATCCTGAACCGCAAGCTCGACAAGCGCAATTTCCGTAAGCGGCTGCTGGCCCAGGGCAGTCTGGTCCCCAGCGGGGAGCGGCGCAGCGGGGTCGGGCGGCCCGCCCAGCTCTACCGGCGGGCCAAGAACGTGCGCTCGGCCGCGCTGTAG
- a CDS encoding peroxiredoxin-like family protein — protein MLMVPTLQAVTDSAGSSLNGNTQLELNFADPALKTVLHFQEGKITRVSSDLLPSWSAALGTAGVHPATIAEAQQRGGNLDGALNYLVQGGFLTVATLARLAHERLVAALLPLVWHNALVSSTVRAPAVAPALPTAVGAAQTVREVEQLAQQLGSAERQLRPSDLLLASPLNPPHGETEGLIYGAALRGLTLGEMARRLPMRWDVLARTATALLRSGVLRAADDRLPRVVSERLVAGQEAPDFCLPDLAGGEQRLSDLRGRPVWLLFNRQSTCALCNPHNAQVITLHERLRQKGVQIVTVWGSSIDSLGEGIGKMRPPYPVLADPQDETYDRYGLSFSLMGTLDGRNMPTLVQGFKMMGTSALKSEGELLRMPAEFLIGRDGVIERAHYNSFGADWLPSEDVLAWADRQATTMSAFWD, from the coding sequence ATGTTGATGGTGCCTACACTTCAGGCCGTGACGGACTCGGCGGGAAGCAGTCTGAACGGGAATACCCAGCTCGAGCTGAATTTCGCCGATCCTGCCCTCAAGACGGTCCTTCATTTCCAGGAGGGAAAGATCACCCGTGTCAGCAGCGACCTGCTGCCTTCCTGGAGCGCCGCGCTGGGGACGGCCGGCGTGCATCCGGCGACCATCGCCGAAGCCCAGCAGCGTGGCGGCAACCTCGACGGCGCCCTGAACTATCTGGTGCAGGGCGGTTTCCTCACCGTCGCCACCCTCGCCCGGCTGGCCCACGAGCGGCTGGTGGCGGCGCTGCTGCCGCTCGTGTGGCACAACGCCCTGGTGAGCAGCACCGTGCGCGCGCCGGCGGTGGCCCCCGCACTGCCGACCGCCGTCGGGGCCGCGCAGACCGTGCGTGAGGTCGAGCAGCTGGCCCAGCAGCTCGGGAGCGCCGAGCGTCAGCTGCGGCCCTCGGACCTGCTGCTGGCCTCGCCCCTGAATCCGCCGCACGGCGAAACCGAGGGGCTGATCTACGGCGCGGCGCTGCGGGGCCTGACCCTGGGTGAGATGGCCCGGCGTCTGCCCATGCGCTGGGACGTGCTGGCCCGCACGGCCACGGCCCTGCTGCGAAGCGGTGTGCTGCGGGCCGCCGACGACCGCCTGCCCCGCGTGGTCTCCGAACGCCTCGTGGCCGGTCAGGAGGCCCCCGACTTCTGCCTGCCCGACCTCGCGGGCGGCGAGCAGCGGCTCAGCGATCTGCGCGGCCGGCCGGTGTGGCTGCTGTTCAACCGCCAGAGCACCTGCGCGCTGTGCAACCCCCACAACGCCCAGGTCATCACGCTGCACGAGCGGCTGCGCCAGAAGGGCGTGCAGATCGTCACCGTGTGGGGCAGCAGCATCGACAGCCTCGGGGAGGGGATCGGCAAGATGCGCCCGCCCTATCCGGTGCTGGCCGACCCCCAAGACGAGACCTACGACCGCTACGGCCTGAGCTTCAGCCTGATGGGCACGCTGGACGGCCGCAATATGCCGACCCTGGTCCAGGGCTTCAAGATGATGGGCACCAGCGCCCTGAAGAGCGAGGGTGAACTGCTGCGGATGCCGGCCGAGTTCCTGATCGGCCGCGACGGTGTCATCGAGCGCGCCCACTACAACAGCTTCGGGGCCGACTGGCTGCCCTCGGAGGACGTGCTGGCCTGGGCCGACCGCCAGGCGACCACGATGAGCGCCTTCTGGGACTAG